The Chlorobaculum sp. MV4-Y genome contains the following window.
CGACGCCGAGCAGCCGCACCTTCGCCTGGTTGCTGTAGGTGACCAAGCCTTCGAGAAAGCAGCCCGACGAGCCGGGCACGTCGGTCAACCGGCTCCCCACCAGCCCGCCGGTGCACGACTCGGCCACGGCGACGGTCAACCCCTTTTCCAGCAATGTTTTGACGACCACCTCTTCGAGCGTCACCTCCGAGGTCGCATAGACGAAGTGGCCCGCTTTCGCTGCAATGGCCTCAACCACACGGCGGTTCTCCTCCTCCACCGACTCTTTGTCTGTACCCGAAGTGCTGACCATGAGACTGACTCCAACGGCGTGCGGCAGATAGGCGAGGGTCGTGCCGGATGGCAGCGAATCTTCGACCTCCGCGATCATGCTCGCCAGAAGCGATTCGCCGATGCCCGTCGTCATGACGGGGGTGTGGCGGATAAAGGCTCCGGAGAGCGGCGCGAAGAACGGGATGACCGTCAGGCGCATCATCTCCTCCATCTCGGTCGGCACACCAGGCATGAGGACAAGGTGACGGCCTGCAAAGCGCGGAGCGCAGTCGATGATCATGCCGGGAGCGGTGCCTTTCGTATTCGGGATCGCGACCGATCCCTCGATCACCATCGCCTGATCTTTCATGATGTCGCTGACGGGACGATTGCGGCGGCGGAAGTATTCGGCGATGCGCTCGAATGACGGCTCGTCGAGCACCAGCCCGCGCCCCAGCAGCTCCCGAACCGCGTCGCGCGTCCGGTCGTCGTTGGTCGGCCCAAGACCGCCGGTCATCAGCACGAGGTCGGCATCCGCGAGCGACGAGACGATGGAGTCGCGGATCGCCTGCGGATCGTCAGAGCAGGCGACGATGCGCGTGACCGGAATGCCAATGTCGCTTAGTTCGCGAGCGATGAACGGCGCGTTGGTGTTGACCCGGTGCCCCTTGAGCAGCTCGTCGCCGACGGAGATGATGATCGCCTTCATATCAGTGCCTCAAACCAGATAGCTCGCGATGCGGAGAATGTCGGCAAAGACGCCGCCCGCTGTCACCTCGCCGCCAGCGCCTGGGCCCTTGACCACCAATGGCGTCCTGAGGTAGCGCTCGGTCGTAAAAACCACGAGGTTCTCCGTGCCGTTCAACCCGGCTACGGGGCTTTCGAGCGGCACGCGCTTCAAGCCGACCTTCGCCTTGCCATCACGAAGCTCGCCGGTGTAGGCGATGGTCATCCCCTCGCTCGCGGCGCTCGCCATCTCCTCGACGTACCAGTCATCGATGGAGGAGAGCTGGTCGAGGAACTCGGCAGGCGACATTTCGCCGCGCAGCGCCTCGGGCACGAGGCTCTGGCACTCGACATCGGCGTACTCGAGCTGGTAGCCAAGCTCCCTGCCGAGAATGAGCAGCTTGCGGGCGAAATCGGCCCCGGAGAGGTCGTCGCGCGGATCGGGTTCGGTGTAACCGGCCTCCTTGGCCTTGCGGACGATTTCGCTGAAACGTCCGCCCTTGCGCAATTCGTTGAAGATGAAGCTTAACGTGCCGGACAAAACTCCCTCGATGCAGACGATCTTGTCGCCGCTGTTTTTCAGGTCGTTGAGGGTGTTGATGATCGGCAAACCCGCCCCAACATTGGTTTCGTAGAGGAACTTCGCGTTGCTGGAGCGCAACGCATCCATAATCTTGCGATACAGAACCCACGGCCCCGCCATGCCGAGCTTGTTGGCCGTGGCAACGGAGATGTTCGCCCGGAGCAGCGCGGGGTAGCACTCGGCCACCTGCCTGCTCGCCGTGCAGTCCACAACGATGGTGTTGTGCAGGTTCCGCTCCTGAATCAGGCGGATGTAGTGGCCGATCCCTTCGTGCGACTCGCGCGGCTTCAGCGAATCGTGCCAGTGTTCGAGGTCAATGCCTGCGGGATCGATGCACATCGAGCGGGTGTTGGCCAGCCCGGCGACAACGACGTCGAGAGCCATCTCCTTCTGCAAAGTGGCGCGATGCTGGTGGATCTGGCTGATGAGGCTCTTGGCGATGGTACCGGTACCCGCGATGAAAACATGCACCTTGCGCATCGAGAGAAAGAAGGACTCGTGGATGCAATTGAGCGCCTTGTCTTCGTCCGCGCTGTCGATGACCAGCGAAATGTTCATCTCGTTGGCCCCTTGCGCCACGGCGATCACGTTGACGCCGTTCTTGCCGAGCGTCTCGAAGAGCTGCGCCGACACGCCGGGGTGGCCCGACATCTTGTTGCCCACCACGGCCACCATCGCCAGATTGCGGCGGACGCTGACCGGATCGATCCGGCGCTCCTCGATTTCGCGGGCAAACTCCTCTTCAAGCACCTTCTTTGCCACTGAAGCCTGTCCGGGCGCGATGGCCAGGCTGATCGACTGCTCCGACGAAGCCTGCGAAATAAAGATGATGTTGATGGCGTGGCGCGCCAGGCAGGTGAACAGGCGCGACGCCGTGCCCGGTACGCCCGCCATGCCGCTGCCGGAGAGACTGAGCAGCACCACATGGTTAATCGAAGTCAGACCGGTGACCGTGCCCTGAAGCCCCTCGGCGCTCGCCGCCTCGTGGCCGATTCGCGTGCCGGGAGCGCCGGGGTTGAAAGAGTTCTTGATGCGCAACGCAATGCCCGCCTTCATGACCGGCTGCACGGCGAGAGGATGCAGCACCTTCGCGCCAGCGTGAGAGAGTTCCATCGCCTCGGCATAACTGATCTCCGGGATAACCCATGCGTCGGGTACGCGCTTGGGATCGGCGCTGTAGAAGCCATCGACATCAGTCCATATCCACACCTCTTCGGCATGGAGCGCCGCGCCGAGGATGGCCGCCGTGAAGTCGGAACCGCCGCGCCCGAGGTTGGTCACGCTGCCATCCGGCGCGGAGGCGATGAATCCGGTAACCACCGGCAGAACATCGAAACTCCGGAATCGTTCGTGAATCAGCTTCCCTGTCGCCAGACGATCCACCTTGGCAAAGCAATGGTTGTCGTCGGTCACGATCAGTTGGCGGGCATCGACGCATTCAGCAGGCGTACCCGAAACGTGCAGGTAGCGACTCACAATGCGACACGACAGCCGTTCGCCGTAACTCAGCACAAGGGCGAGACTCTTGTCTGAAAGCTCCCTGAGCAGAAAAACGCCGTGCAGCACATCGGTCAGTTCGGCCATCATCTCACCCAACCAGGTCTGTTCTGCTGACGCCTCCGTACCGAACAGTTCGCGGATGATCCCGCCATGCAGCGAGGCGATTCCTTCGAGTTTATCGCGGTATGCCGCCTCGCCTTTTCCAGCCAGCGCCGCAGTCTCGGCAAGCATGTCGGTCACCTTGCCAATCGCTGACACCACGACCATAAGCGGAGTGCTGCTCAACTCGCGCCTGATAATGCCAGCCACGTTGCTGATCTTTGCCGCCGAAGCGATCGACGAACCTCCGAACTTGAATACCCTCATCTTCAACCTTGCTGCGTTACACGATTAAATTTGTCTTTGTAATTTCTTACGAGCAGGGCAATAAAACAAACCGGGAAATGCTCTTTTTCCGGAAGTTTTGGTTATGCCGGGAATTCAGCAACCCCAACGAGAAGCTGCAGAATTGGCCTTTTACGGTCTCCGGGACGAGCGGGACTTTTTTCACCACAAGTCCTGCTCGTCCCAGCAGCGCTATTCTCCTTTCTGCCCCAAAAAAAAGAAAGCGCCCGATACCGAGGCGCTTTCTGTAAAATAGCTGCTGTTGCTTGCGCAATCACTGCTTCAGAGCATCGGCGCCGGCGACGATTTCGCTCAACTCCTTGGTGATCGCGGCCTGACGTGCGCGGTTGTAGCTGATGTTCAGCACGCGGATCAGCTCCTTGGCGTTCTCCGTGGCCGAATCCATTGCAGCCATTCGTGCAGCCTGCTCGGCGGCGTTGGACTCCAGCATCACACGCCACATCTGGGTGTGCAGATGCTTGGGCACAAGCTCGTCGATGATAGCGGCTGGCGAAGGTTCGTAAAGGTACTCGCTGCTCGATCCCTTCTCCGCGCCCTGCTCGGGAGCGATCGGCAAAAGCTGCTCGGTCCTGAGGTTGGGCGCAAGCACTGACTTGAACTCGTTATAGACCAGCACGACACGATCGACCTCTCCACTGAGGTACATCTTCGAGGCCGTATCGGCAATCTCCCTGGCCGAGTCGAAGCTGAGATTCTGAAACACGCCGGGATAACCGGCCGCCAGTTTGTATCCCCGCTTGCGGAAAAACTCGGTGCCTTTGGTGCCAGCGCAGATCATGGTGACGCCACCCTTGGCGTGCAGCGCCGCGTAATCCTCGTGGATGACCCGCTGGGCCATCTTGATGATATTGGCATTGAAGCCACCGCACAGACCTCTGTCTGAAGTGACCAGAATGACCAGCACGTTATTGACCTCTTCGCGGGGCGAGAGCAGGGGATTGAGCGAGGTATCGACCTTGGCCGAAAGCGATGCGAGCATCTCTTTCAGCTTCCCGGCATACGGACGGGCCTGGATCGCCCGATCCTGCGCTCTTCTGAGCTTGGCGGCGGCAACCATCTTCATGGCCTTGGTCACCTGCTGCGTGGATTTGATACCCTTGAGGCGTATGCGTATGTCCTTTAAAGTAGGCATGTATTCCGAAACATTGTTGGTATTGCCAATAACCTTGCTAACGTCCCTGATCTTACAGGGGCGTTCAGCTCACTCTTGCGTCTGCCTTCAGGCTTTGTTCTTTTCTTTGAAAGAGGTGACATATTTTTCAGCCACATCTTTCAGCTTCGAAGCGATGTCAGACTCAAGTGTCCCCTTCTCCGCGATAGAAGAGAGAATTTCGGGATGCTTCTGTTCGAGCATGGCGAGAAACTCCTCTTCAAAACGGCGAACCTGCTTGAGGTCAACCGAATCGAGCAGCCCCTGAGTGCCGACAAAAATGATCGCGACCTGCTTCTCGACCGGCATGGGGATATACTGGCCCTGCTTGAGGATTTCAACCAGACGGCCGCCGCGATCGAGCTGTGCCTTGGTGCTCTTGTCGAGATCGGAACCGAATTTTGAGAAGGCCTCAAGTTCGCGGAACTGTGCCAGATCGAGCCTGAGCGTACCGGCAACCTTTTTCATCGCCTTGATCTGCGCGGCACCGCCAACGCGGGAGACCGAGATACCGACGTTGATAGCCGGACGCTGACCGGCGTTGAACAGGTTCGACTCAAGGAAGATCTGACCGTCGGTGATCGAGATCACGTTGGTCGGAATGTAAGCGGAAACGTCACCAGCCTGGGTTTCGATGACCGGAAGCGCCGTGAGGCTGCCGCCACCCTTGACAAGAGGCTTCAGCGGTTCTGGCAGGTCGTTCATTTTCTTGGCCACCTCGATGTCGTCGGTGATCTTTGCAGCACGCTCGAGAAGACGGGAGTGCAGATAGAACACATCACCGGGGTACGCTTCGCGTCCCGGCGGACGGCGGAGGAGCAGGGAGAGCTGGCGGTAAGCCACGGCCTGCTTGGAAAGATCATCGTAAACAACCAGCGCGTGACGGCCGGTGTCGCGGAAGAACTCGCCGATGGTAGCGCCAGCAAACGGAGCGATGAACTGGAGCGGAGCCGGGTCGGAGGCGGTAGCCGATACAACCGTGGTGTACTCCATCGCGCCATACTTTTCGAGGGTGTTGACCACCTGGGCGACGGTCGAGCCTTTCAGGCCGACAGCCACATAGATGCAGTAAACGCCTTTGCCTTTCTGGTTGATAATGGTGTCGAGAGCGACAGCGGTTTTACCCGTCTGGCGGTCACCGATGATCAGCTCACGCTGGCCGCGGCCGATCGGAATCATCGCGTCGATAGCTTTCAGACCGGTCTGAAGCGGCTCGTGCACCGACTTACGGAAAATAACACCGGGAGCGCGACGCTCGAGCGGCAGACGGATATCGGTGTTGATCGGCCCCTTGCCGTCGATCGGCTCGCCGAGCGGGTTGATAACCCTGCCGAGCATCGCCTCGCCGACCGGAATCGAAGCGAGAATCTTGGTTCTCTTGACCGTATCGCCTTCCTTGACCGCGTTGGACTCGCCGAACAACACAGCACCGACGTTGTCTTCTTCGAGGTTCAATGCCATTCCCATCACATTGTGGGGAAATTCGAGGAGCTCGCCTGCGGCCACTTTAGACAAGCCGTAAATACGGGCAATACCGTCACCGACCTGCAGAACGGTTCCTACATCATATACATCCGCTTCCGACTCGAAACCGGCGAGTTGCTTGCGGAGTATGGAAGACACCTCATCGGGTCTGACTGCTGTTGACATATGGAAATCGATAGGTTATTGTTAAGAAAAGAAAAAGATTCTCCGTACCTTCTCATGATTTCGGCTACGGCCTGTAACTCTCCTGAAAATTGATTCAGAATTTAATGAAAAGCATTCAGTTATTCAAATGCCAGAACCAATTTGGATAATCATCGTTTCCGGACTGCTACGCTACCAGACCAAATCAGGAATCTTTCCCCGAATCGCGCCATGAAAACCGTCACTGGATTTGCTTCAGCAACGGCTGGAAACGTTGCCTGCGGTTTTGACGTCCTCGGTTTCGCCATCACCGAACCTGGAGACGAGGTCGTTCTGGCGCTTCACGATGAGCGCAGGAGCGACTGCCCCGTTTCGATCACCTCGATTGTGGGTGACGGCGGAGCCTTGCCGCTCGACCCGAAAAAAAACACCTCGAGCTTCGTTGTCCTCAAGTTCCTTGAATATATCCGCACCACGAAAGGCATCCCGTTTGACGGTCACATCGATCTGGTGCTCAAAAAAAATCTGCCACTCTCCAGCGGTATGGGCAGCAGCGCGGCAAGCGCCGCAGCAGCACTGATTGCCGCCAATGAGCTGTTCGGCTCGCCTTGCACCAAAATGGAGCTGGTGCATTTCGCCATCGAGGGCGAGCGCGTCGCCTGCGGTTCGGCTCATGCTGACAATGCAGCTCCGGCCATGCTCGGCAACTTCATTCTGATCCGCAGCTACAATCCGCTCGACCTGATCACCATAAGGCCACCGGCCAACCTCTTCTGCACACTCGTGCACCCGCACACCGAACTCAAGACCTCGTTCGCCCGCTCCGTGCTGCCGAAATCGATTCCGCTTTCGACCGCCACACAGCAATGGGGCAACGTCGGCGCTCTCATTACGGGCCTGCTGATGGAGGATTACGACCTGATCGGACGGGCGCTGGTGGATGTGGTCGCCGAGCCGAAACGCGCGCCGCTCATTCCGGGATTCATCGAGGTCAAACAGGCCGCGCTCGACGCGGGAGCGCTCGGTTGCAGCATCGCTGGCTCCGGCCCGTCGGTCTTCGCCTTCTCCTCGTCCAGGCAAACCGCAGAATCGGTGGGTGCAGCCATGCAGTCGGCGTTCCTACACTCAAAGGCTGCGCTCGCATCCGACATGTGGATCTCGCCGATTTGCAGCCAGGGCGCGCGCATCATCAGCACAACTTCTTGAAACGCATCCCGATATGATCTTCTACAGCACCACGAAAGCATCCGCTCCCGTCACGATGAAAAAAGCCACTCTCGAAGGGCTCGCACCCGACGGAGGGTTGTATGTTCCATCGACAATGCCGCACTGCTCCGCCAAAGAGATTGCCCTTCTGGAGAGCGGCTCATTCAACAATATTGCTTTTGCTATCGCCAAAAAGTTCGCCGGTGACGAAATCCCGCTCGACCGCCTCTCGGAGCTGATCGACGAGTGTTTTACCTTCGACACGCCGCTGCACGAACTTGACCCGGACACCTTCGTCGAGGAGCTGTTCCATGGTCCGACGCTCGCCTTCAAGGATTACGGCGCTCGATTCCTTGCGCGGATGACCGGCTACTTCGCCGCCGAAGAGAGCCGCCTCATCACGGTACTGGTCGCCACGTCGGGCGACACCGGCAGCGCTGTGGCCTACGGCTTTCACGGCATCCCGAACACCCGCGTGGTACTGCTCTACCCGTCGGGCAAGGTGAGCCGATTGCAGGAGCAACAGCTCACCACGGCAGGTGACAACGTCTTCGCTCTCGAAGTGCAGGGCGATTTCGACGACTGCCAGCGCCTCGTCAAGCAGGCATTCGTCGATAATTCGCTCCGGCAGAAGCTGACCTTGACCTCGGCAAACTCCATCAACATTTCGCGCCTGATTCCGCAATCGTTCTACTACGCCTGGGCGGCCCTCCAGCTCCGCCAGCGCCAGCCCGGCGCGCTGCCGATCTTCTCAGTGCCGAGCGGCAACTACGGCAACCTGACGGCGGGCGTAATGGCAAAGATGATGGGCTTCCCGATTGGCAGATTCATCGCCGCCTCGAACGCTAACGACAGCGTCACGCGCTACCTCGACGAGGGGCGCTACGAGCCGAAGCCGACCGTCCGGACGCTGACCACGGCTATGGATGTCGGCAATCCAAGCAACTTCGCGAGGCTGCGCTACTTCTTCGACGACGATTTCCGGAAGATGGGCCAACAGATCACCGGCATCGCGGTCTCGGATGCGGAGACCGTCGAAACGATCCGCTCGGTCTACGAGAAATACGGTTATGTCATGGATCCACACACCGCCGTCGGATACCATGCGCTTGAGTGTTTCCGCAAGGATCATGCTGGTGAAGGCAAACCGGGCGTGGTGCTTTCAACGGCACATCCTGTCAAGTTCGACGAAGCAATCAAGGTGGCTACCGGCAATGAAGTACCGCTTCCGGAAGCGATGGAAGAGATTATGAACAAGCCGAAAAAAGCCACCATGATAGGCAACCGCTACGAAGAGCTGGCGCGCTTCCTGACTGAACTCGATCGTTAAGCAATCGGACTTGATGGCTTATGAACCTCCAGACACTTCTTTTTTTCCTGGTCATCATCCCGGTCATGTTTTTCGGGATGCTCTACGCGCTTGTGCTGAACCTGTTCGACCCGACCGGTGACAGGTTTCACAAGATGGCCGCATGGTGGGGACGCTTTTCAGCAGCACTGCTCGGCATTGACGTCAAGGTAGAGGGCGAGGAAAACTACAGCTCCGACAGGAATTATCTGGTTGTCAGCAATCATGCCGGCATGGCCGACATCCCGCTGATTCTCGGTACGATAAAGCTTAACCTGAGATTTGTGGCCAAAGAGGAGCTGGGCAAAATACCGGTGTTCGGCCATGCGCTGAAATCGGGAGGGTATGTCTTCATCAAGCGCGGCCAGAACCGCGAGGCGCTGCAAAGCATGCTGAAAGCCGCCGACACCCTCAAGGCCGGGCGTTCGATCCACATCTTTCCTGAAGGCACCCGTTCCAAAACCGGCAATATCCTCCCCTTCAAGCGAGGCGCGTTCATTATTGCGGAGAAAGCCAAAGTACCGGTACTGCCGGTCACCATTGTCGGCAGCAACCTTATCACCCCGAAAAAAAGCCTGAAGATCAACCACGGCACCGTGCGCATGATCATCGGCAAACCCATCGAACCCGCCAAAGCTGAAACGCTAATGAAGGAGAGCTACAGTGTCATCAGCGAAAATCTTGAAAAGAGCGCCGCGTAGAGGTTTTTCTTGGGACGAATGGGGATTGTGAGAATGAAAAGATAGGGATCGTTTTCCCTGCTGTCCTCGCCCCCCTTAATTCCGAAACAGCACCAGAATCAGCAAGGGCGGTTCGCGAACCGCCCCTACAAAATCATTTCAGGCGAGCACAGGCCCCATTCGCCTTACAGCTGCCTGTAGAGATTGGCCATCTCGATGGCGGCCAGCGCTGCGTCGAATCCCTTGTTCCCCGCTTTGGTACCGGCTCTCTCGATGGCCTGCTCCAGATTTTCGGTGGTAAGCACGCCGAATGATACAGGAATAGCGGCCTCCATGCCGACCTGCGCAATGCCCTTGGTGGCCTCGGCGGCAATCACGTCGAAGTGAGGGGTCGAGCCGCGGATGATAACCCCAAGCGTCACAATCGCATCGTATTTGCCTGACAACATCGCCTTTCTCGTAACCGACGGCAGCTCGAAAGCGCCGGGGCAACGAATAACGGTGATCTCGTCAGCCGATCCGCCGTGACGCACAATGCAGTCGATGGCTCCCTCGACCAGCTTCTGGCCGATAAAATCGTTGAAGCGTGAAACCACGAGCCCAAACCTGATGCCCTGGGCATTCAGCGAGCCTTCAATATTTTGTACCTGCATAGTCAGTTGTTGTTTGGTTTGTAATTCCACAATGGGCGGAGTGAACGGTATGGACTTTGTGGAAAGCGCCACGAGCTACTCCGGCATTTTCACTCATCAATCATAGCCCATCATTTTTTCAACGAGTTCCACGATGACGTGACCTACGGCGATGTGACACTCCTGGATTCTGTCGGCGCTGCCGGTATGGGGCACCACCACCGAAAGGTCAGCGTGCGGCTTGATCGCACCGCCATCACCACCAAGCAGGGCGAGTGTTTTCATCCCCCGCTTGCGGGCAAATGCGAGAGCCTTAAGCACACTGGCGCTATTGCCACTGGTTGAAAGGCCGACCAGAATGTCCCCAGGGCGGCCATAAGCTTCGGTGAGCCGAACGAAAACCTCGTCAAAGCCGAGGTCGTTTGCACCCGCCGTCAGGGCCGAGGTATCGGTTGAAAGCGCGATGGCCGGAAGCGCCGGACGATGCACGGAGCTGCGATATCTGATGGTGAACTCTGCGGCCAGATGCTGCGCGTCGGCGGCGCTTCCACCGTTGCCGCACAGAAGCACTTTGCCACCCTCCCTGAAGGTATCGGCGATCATCGACGCCATCGCCACAATAACGTCGCTGTCCCGCCGGGCGACCGTCTCCTTGAGTCGAGCGCTGTAGAGCATTCGCTCGAGCACCAGCTCTTCATAGCGGCCCGAGCCGCCGCACCCCTCGGAACAGTTGCACTGGCTTGTCATTGCATCACTGCTTTGTTGAAAAATTCCTGCAATATAAAAAAGATCAGACCGATCGGTCTGATCTGACTGATCAGACCGATCAAAAAAAAGGCCTGCCCGAAAAATGCCGGACAGGCCTTGAAGCCTTCTGTAGGCTGAAAACGCTTAGTGGTACTTTGCGCTCTCCTCCTTAACGAACTCGACGAGGCACTTCAGGTTGGCCGGATCAACATCAGGCAGGATGCCGTGGCCGAGGTTGAAGACGTGGCCGGAGTGATCGTTGTGCTGGCCGAACTGCTTGAGCACTTTTGCGGCTTCCGACTTGATCTTCTCGGGCGTGCCGTAGAGCACCGTCGGATCCATGTTGCCCTGCAGGCAGACGCGGTCGTTGAGTTCCTTGCGGGCTTTGGCGATGTCGATGTTCCAGCCGAGACCGACAGCGTCAGCGCCGGAGTCGGCGATGTCGGAGAGGATGGTGTTCATGTCCTTCGAGAACACGATTACCGGAATTGCCGGGTGTGCGGCCTTCACGGCGGCGACGTTCTGCTTGATGTACGGCAATGCGAACTCGCGGTAGTCATCCTCGGAAAGGGCACTTGCCCAGGAGTCGAAAATCTGGATGGCGTCCGCGCCAGCTTCGACCTGCTTGACAAGGTAGGCGCTGATGCAGTTACTGATCTTCTGGAGAAGCTGGTGGGCCATCTGCGG
Protein-coding sequences here:
- a CDS encoding SIS domain-containing protein, translating into MTSQCNCSEGCGGSGRYEELVLERMLYSARLKETVARRDSDVIVAMASMIADTFREGGKVLLCGNGGSAADAQHLAAEFTIRYRSSVHRPALPAIALSTDTSALTAGANDLGFDEVFVRLTEAYGRPGDILVGLSTSGNSASVLKALAFARKRGMKTLALLGGDGGAIKPHADLSVVVPHTGSADRIQECHIAVGHVIVELVEKMMGYD
- the ribE gene encoding 6,7-dimethyl-8-ribityllumazine synthase, translating into MQVQNIEGSLNAQGIRFGLVVSRFNDFIGQKLVEGAIDCIVRHGGSADEITVIRCPGAFELPSVTRKAMLSGKYDAIVTLGVIIRGSTPHFDVIAAEATKGIAQVGMEAAIPVSFGVLTTENLEQAIERAGTKAGNKGFDAALAAIEMANLYRQL
- a CDS encoding lysophospholipid acyltransferase family protein — translated: MNLQTLLFFLVIIPVMFFGMLYALVLNLFDPTGDRFHKMAAWWGRFSAALLGIDVKVEGEENYSSDRNYLVVSNHAGMADIPLILGTIKLNLRFVAKEELGKIPVFGHALKSGGYVFIKRGQNREALQSMLKAADTLKAGRSIHIFPEGTRSKTGNILPFKRGAFIIAEKAKVPVLPVTIVGSNLITPKKSLKINHGTVRMIIGKPIEPAKAETLMKESYSVISENLEKSAA
- the hemE gene encoding uroporphyrinogen decarboxylase → MLKNDLFIRALKRQATPRTPIWVMRQAGRYLPEYRAVREKTDFLTLCKTPELACEVTIQPVDLMGVDAAIIFSDILVVNEAMGMNVEIIETKGIRLTPPIRSQADIDKLIDPDIDEKLGYVLDAIRLTKRELNDRVPLIGFSGAAWTLFTYAVEGGGSKNYAWAKKMMYREPQMAHQLLQKISNCISAYLVKQVEAGADAIQIFDSWASALSEDDYREFALPYIKQNVAAVKAAHPAIPVIVFSKDMNTILSDIADSGADAVGLGWNIDIAKARKELNDRVCLQGNMDPTVLYGTPEKIKSEAAKVLKQFGQHNDHSGHVFNLGHGILPDVDPANLKCLVEFVKEESAKYH
- the atpA gene encoding F0F1 ATP synthase subunit alpha, with the protein product MSTAVRPDEVSSILRKQLAGFESEADVYDVGTVLQVGDGIARIYGLSKVAAGELLEFPHNVMGMALNLEEDNVGAVLFGESNAVKEGDTVKRTKILASIPVGEAMLGRVINPLGEPIDGKGPINTDIRLPLERRAPGVIFRKSVHEPLQTGLKAIDAMIPIGRGQRELIIGDRQTGKTAVALDTIINQKGKGVYCIYVAVGLKGSTVAQVVNTLEKYGAMEYTTVVSATASDPAPLQFIAPFAGATIGEFFRDTGRHALVVYDDLSKQAVAYRQLSLLLRRPPGREAYPGDVFYLHSRLLERAAKITDDIEVAKKMNDLPEPLKPLVKGGGSLTALPVIETQAGDVSAYIPTNVISITDGQIFLESNLFNAGQRPAINVGISVSRVGGAAQIKAMKKVAGTLRLDLAQFRELEAFSKFGSDLDKSTKAQLDRGGRLVEILKQGQYIPMPVEKQVAIIFVGTQGLLDSVDLKQVRRFEEEFLAMLEQKHPEILSSIAEKGTLESDIASKLKDVAEKYVTSFKEKNKA
- the thrA gene encoding bifunctional aspartate kinase/homoserine dehydrogenase I, translated to MRVFKFGGSSIASAAKISNVAGIIRRELSSTPLMVVVSAIGKVTDMLAETAALAGKGEAAYRDKLEGIASLHGGIIRELFGTEASAEQTWLGEMMAELTDVLHGVFLLRELSDKSLALVLSYGERLSCRIVSRYLHVSGTPAECVDARQLIVTDDNHCFAKVDRLATGKLIHERFRSFDVLPVVTGFIASAPDGSVTNLGRGGSDFTAAILGAALHAEEVWIWTDVDGFYSADPKRVPDAWVIPEISYAEAMELSHAGAKVLHPLAVQPVMKAGIALRIKNSFNPGAPGTRIGHEAASAEGLQGTVTGLTSINHVVLLSLSGSGMAGVPGTASRLFTCLARHAINIIFISQASSEQSISLAIAPGQASVAKKVLEEEFAREIEERRIDPVSVRRNLAMVAVVGNKMSGHPGVSAQLFETLGKNGVNVIAVAQGANEMNISLVIDSADEDKALNCIHESFFLSMRKVHVFIAGTGTIAKSLISQIHQHRATLQKEMALDVVVAGLANTRSMCIDPAGIDLEHWHDSLKPRESHEGIGHYIRLIQERNLHNTIVVDCTASRQVAECYPALLRANISVATANKLGMAGPWVLYRKIMDALRSSNAKFLYETNVGAGLPIINTLNDLKNSGDKIVCIEGVLSGTLSFIFNELRKGGRFSEIVRKAKEAGYTEPDPRDDLSGADFARKLLILGRELGYQLEYADVECQSLVPEALRGEMSPAEFLDQLSSIDDWYVEEMASAASEGMTIAYTGELRDGKAKVGLKRVPLESPVAGLNGTENLVVFTTERYLRTPLVVKGPGAGGEVTAGGVFADILRIASYLV
- a CDS encoding F0F1 ATP synthase subunit gamma, whose amino-acid sequence is MPTLKDIRIRLKGIKSTQQVTKAMKMVAAAKLRRAQDRAIQARPYAGKLKEMLASLSAKVDTSLNPLLSPREEVNNVLVILVTSDRGLCGGFNANIIKMAQRVIHEDYAALHAKGGVTMICAGTKGTEFFRKRGYKLAAGYPGVFQNLSFDSAREIADTASKMYLSGEVDRVVLVYNEFKSVLAPNLRTEQLLPIAPEQGAEKGSSSEYLYEPSPAAIIDELVPKHLHTQMWRVMLESNAAEQAARMAAMDSATENAKELIRVLNISYNRARQAAITKELSEIVAGADALKQ
- a CDS encoding homoserine kinase, producing MKTVTGFASATAGNVACGFDVLGFAITEPGDEVVLALHDERRSDCPVSITSIVGDGGALPLDPKKNTSSFVVLKFLEYIRTTKGIPFDGHIDLVLKKNLPLSSGMGSSAASAAAALIAANELFGSPCTKMELVHFAIEGERVACGSAHADNAAPAMLGNFILIRSYNPLDLITIRPPANLFCTLVHPHTELKTSFARSVLPKSIPLSTATQQWGNVGALITGLLMEDYDLIGRALVDVVAEPKRAPLIPGFIEVKQAALDAGALGCSIAGSGPSVFAFSSSRQTAESVGAAMQSAFLHSKAALASDMWISPICSQGARIISTTS
- a CDS encoding competence/damage-inducible protein A, with the translated sequence MKAIIISVGDELLKGHRVNTNAPFIARELSDIGIPVTRIVACSDDPQAIRDSIVSSLADADLVLMTGGLGPTNDDRTRDAVRELLGRGLVLDEPSFERIAEYFRRRNRPVSDIMKDQAMVIEGSVAIPNTKGTAPGMIIDCAPRFAGRHLVLMPGVPTEMEEMMRLTVIPFFAPLSGAFIRHTPVMTTGIGESLLASMIAEVEDSLPSGTTLAYLPHAVGVSLMVSTSGTDKESVEEENRRVVEAIAAKAGHFVYATSEVTLEEVVVKTLLEKGLTVAVAESCTGGLVGSRLTDVPGSSGCFLEGLVTYSNQAKVRLLGVDPATIEEHGAVSEPVASEMARGCLERSGADIAVATTGIAGPGGSTPEKPVGTVCVGVASKSPDGSVQVEATRLIMYGDRRQNKLRFSEAALRGLLVRLKEMEF
- the thrC gene encoding threonine synthase, which translates into the protein MIFYSTTKASAPVTMKKATLEGLAPDGGLYVPSTMPHCSAKEIALLESGSFNNIAFAIAKKFAGDEIPLDRLSELIDECFTFDTPLHELDPDTFVEELFHGPTLAFKDYGARFLARMTGYFAAEESRLITVLVATSGDTGSAVAYGFHGIPNTRVVLLYPSGKVSRLQEQQLTTAGDNVFALEVQGDFDDCQRLVKQAFVDNSLRQKLTLTSANSINISRLIPQSFYYAWAALQLRQRQPGALPIFSVPSGNYGNLTAGVMAKMMGFPIGRFIAASNANDSVTRYLDEGRYEPKPTVRTLTTAMDVGNPSNFARLRYFFDDDFRKMGQQITGIAVSDAETVETIRSVYEKYGYVMDPHTAVGYHALECFRKDHAGEGKPGVVLSTAHPVKFDEAIKVATGNEVPLPEAMEEIMNKPKKATMIGNRYEELARFLTELDR